The DNA sequence TTTTGATGACCAAGTACGACAATCAGTTTGTTGTCGAGGTGTTCCACCGCATATTGAATGCTGCCGACGACATTGGGGTCGACAATGTTCCCGGCCACGCGGACCACGAACAGTTCGCCGAACCCTTGATCAAACAGTAATTCAGGGGCTACGCGGGAATCGCTGCAGCCGAGCACTGTCGCAAATGGTTTTTGCTTGAGAAGAAATCGTTCCCGCCATTTCTCCACGTCGTGTCCATGCGTGGACTTTCCTTGCACACAGCGGCGATTGCCTTGCTCCAACTGCGCCAGCGCCTGATCGGCGGTGAGGAGCTCTCCTTGGGACTTCGGGCTCTCTTCAGCCGTGCCCGAGTTAGCCAACACGATCAAAACGAAGATGACGACAAAAGCAAAGGGGCGTCGATGCTGTCGTTCGATCATCTTCACTTGACCTCCATCATCTTCATCTCCAACTCCAGCATCTTCATCTCCATCATCTTTATCTTCATCTCCATTATTTTGAACTTCATCTTCATTAGCTGGCCGGTAGAACCGCTCATCTCGGCCTTACCTCCGCCCATGCCTTTTCCGTCTTGCCCCATCATGCCCATGCCCTTACGGCCGCCCATGCCTTTGCCGCCTTGCCCCATCATGCCCATGCCCTTACCACCACCCATGCCTTTTCCGTCTTGCCCCATCATACCCATGCCCTTACCACCACCCATGCCTTTTCCGTCTTGCCCCATCATACCCATGCCCTTGCCACCGCCCATGCCTTTTCCGTCTTGCCCCATCATACCCATGCCCTTGCCACCACCCATGCCTTTTCCGCCTTGCCCCATCATACCCATGCCCTTGCCACCACCCATGCCTTTTCCGCCTTGCCCCATCATGCCCATGCCCTTACCACCACCCATGCCTTTGCTCTTATCGCCACCCATACCTTGGCCGCTCGCAGCGCTGGCTCCCGCCGTATCGTTCCGTGTGCCCGCAGGGTCGCTCTGCGCGGGTGTGTCAGAGGCCATCCCGTTAGAGTTTTGTTTCAAGGCGGCCTCCAGCCGAGCAACCCTGCCCTGCAGTTCCACGAGCTGACTGGTCAAATTCGGTTCAAGATCCTGGGCGGTGGCCAGTGCGGGCCAAATCAAACCAAGGGCCAGCACCGATCCCAGTATGAACATCGTCAGACGTAAGGTCGATAAAGTTTTAAGATTTTGCATGGTATTCCCACTTTCTTAGAGGTTTGAGATTTAAATTCGAGTAAGTGGCATCAGGTCAGCTCCCGCAAATTCATAAATTATTACGGACTTCATTGAGTTTCGATGCGCGATCTAATTGATTTCTTCACGAGATCGAATATCTTTGTGGAATAAACGGCCCCAGTAACAGAACGTTTGACCATGTATGCAGACGCGTGACTGGCCCCATCTTGTCGCTGTTAGGGTCTATCATTGCTGGTGTCTCCATGCCCTTGGTATCCGCCGATACTGGTTGCTCCACGGGATAGGAACACTCGGTCACGGCGAAGGCCGGATCATTCCTTTATTGTAACGGAGCAGACTAATGATGCTTGTACCAGCCGACTCCCTTGATATCGTTCCATGAAGTCGTCTGGTGGCACTCGTAACACTCGTTGACCTTGGCGCTCGGCTGCCGAGCTACCTTGGCCGATATCTTATTGAAATGCATCATGTAATGGCTGGGCGGGGCCTGGTGGCATTGAGCACAATCGGTGGAGTTGGGCGAAGGATGCCGATACTCTGGGATCGTCCACTTCGCCGTTCCATGGCACTGCGCACAGTTTTGGCCGAACAGTTCGCGGTGCGGATCCTTTGTGGAGTGGCAGGTCGCACAATTCAAGACTGCTTCCTGCGGCGCGAGGCTCGAATGGCCTTTTAACCCGCGAACCGCGGGTTCGTGCCGGTCGATCCAGTTAAGCAGATCTTTCCGCACCTGGTTGTTGACACCGTCTGACAAGGGGTCCGCTTCCAGTTGACGGAAGCCGATCCTGGCAAGCGCGACGTGATCCATGTCGATCGGGTGCTGGCCGCTTCCCCGATGCTCACGGTGGCAATCCCGACAACTACCAACATTGGCATGAAACGCGGTCGGCCGGCGCTGCAGCAACGACTTGTTGTCGGCGTGGCAGGCGATGCACTTGCTGGCCTCAACACCCTTGACGGACGTGTGACAAGCCTCGCAGTTATGCTCCAGAAACGCGTGGGCCTCGGACAACGCACCGGGACTGGCCATACGCTGCCAAGACGTTTTGTTGAACACGTCGGAGGGTTGCTCGCCGGCATGACTGCCGAATAAGTAGGCTGCGGCGAACAACGCCACGAAAAGAAATAACGCGATCAATAGGGCATGTCGCATGCTCATGAGAACCACCTCAGTCCGAAATGAATGCCGGCCCAGATGTGTAGCCCGAGCAATACTGCGATAGCCCAGGACTGGCGGACTCCCGAAGAGTGAATTATGCGGCCAGTTGTTGAGCGTATATTCTCTCGAACTGGTCGGGACATTGATAGTTTAATGTTTGATGTAAACGTTTTGAATTGTAGAACGTCTCAATGTAGCGGAACACGCTCAGGCGTGCTTCTGTGAGATCGGCATACTTCTCATGTTTGGTCCACTCGTGTTTGAGTGACCAGAAAAATCGTTCCATCACGGCGTTATCGTAACAGCATCCGGTTCGGCTCATGGAGCATGTGATCCCGAGTGTCTTCAACGTCGTTTGATAGAGGTCGCTGGTGTACTGGCAGCCCCGATCACTATGGTGCAGCAACCGCTGGGTCTCGGGCCGCCGGGATTCGATAGCGTTTTTCAGAGCGGTACTGACCAGAGGTGTAGCGAGACTGTCCGCCATAGACCAGCCGACAACTTTGCGGCTGAAGAGATCCAGGACGACAGCCAGATAAACCCAGCCATTTTGAGTTGGCAGGTAGGTGATGTCGGTGACCCACTTTCGATTCGGAGCGTCCGCAGAAAAGTCCTGATTCAAGAGATTCGCTGCGGGACGTTTATCCGGATCGACGACAGTCGTGGTCGGTTTAAACTTTTTGGAAACCTTGCTTTTCAAGCCGATTTCACGCATCGCCAAGGCGACCGTGTTGCGGCAAGCCGTTTCTAAATTGTCATCCGCCTGCATGGCTTCAGCGATTTTATAACTGCCATAAATCTCGTTTGATTGCTCGTGAATTTCTTGTACCGTCTTGCGAATGCGTTCGCTACGCTGGGCCCGCGGACTGGGTACGGCTTTCAGCCATTTGTAAAAACCGCTTTTCGATACGCCGAGAACACGACACATGACAATTACCGGAAACAAGTCGCGATGTTGTTTGATCCAGGCGTACTTCACTGCGACTCCTTCGCAAAGAACGCCGTTGCTTTTTTTAACAACGCTCTTTCCATTTCGGCTTCGCGAAGCTGCTTCCGCAGCCGTCTGTTCTCTTCCTGAAGCTGTTGAAATGTGGCGTCTTCGCCGCACGCCTGGGGTTCGGGAGCGTACTTCTCGTACCATCCTCGCAGGCTGCTGGCACTCACGCCAACGGCTTGTGCAGCACGGTTGAATGAATAACCTTCAACGGCAACAAGATTGACCGCATCCCGCTTGAATTCTTCCGTAAACGATCGCCGGTGCTGTTTCCCTGACACTTTGAACTCCTTGCTCATGATTTCCTCCTAAGAAGATTCTGAAGTATTCTTCAGGAGTCCGCCAGTCCTGGGCTATCGCACCATAGAGTTTCACTTTGCCTGTATACCGTGTTTGGCCTTGCGCACCCTTCATAAAAATGTCTAAGTTGAGATGATTTCTCTAGATTATTCGTAATATCATTCTGGCAACGGTAAGTATTCCAACCACTGTCCATCTGAAGATCAAATCAGATAGCAAGAAAAGAGGGTGACATTCAAATTGATGACTCTCCCCGGTGATATTCCCAATCTGAATTGCGCATGCGGGGAAAGAGAAATTGAAAAGTATTTCACCGCAGATTGTGACACTGATCTTTCAAGACTCGTCTTTTTCTAATTGATATAAAATCTTCTGACGTGTTACTATTTTGCTTGTCCTGAAAACACAACCTCTGAAGTTCATTGTTGGTTGTTTACGCTGTCATTCAAGAAGATTGATAAATCTGATGACTGACTCCACGAAAACTTTCGATTACAGCGTGTGGCAGAGAATCGATAAACTGTGCGATCAATACGAGCAGTCTAAACGCTCGGGGAAAGATCCCCAGATTTCAGATTACCTGAAGCAGACGGATTCTACCGAAGAGCGGCAAGTACTGTTGCGGGAGCTTCTCGTTTTCGAACGTGAAATAAAGGTACACGATGAGAATTCTATCGCCGACCTGAAGCAGGATTATCTGAAACTATTTCCAGATGACAGTGCTTTGATCAAAGACGTATTCGAAACGTCTAATAGAAACTCGCTGGAGAACAGTGAGCCGAAGCAACAACAGTCTAAGCAGGGTCTGCTTTCAGCAGGGCAGACGATCGGGAATTATGAATTGCTAGAAGTGCTTGGACAGGGTGGCATGGGGGTCGTTTACAAGGCCAGGCACCAACTGCTGAAACGGGATGTAGCGCTGAAGGTGACTCGCTCGGGAAACCTTGCATCTCAGGAAGAAATTGAGAGGTTCCTGCTCGAGGCGCATACGGCCGGAAAAATCAATCATTCTGGAGTGGTTACCGTCCACGAAGTGGGCGTAGTCAGTGATCAATATTTTATCGCCATGAGCCTGGTAGATGGTCAGAGCCTGGCAGATATTGTTCATGAGGGACCCCTGGAAAACAGAAGGGTAGTCGATATCTGCGTGGAAATAGCAGATGCAATTTGTGCCATCCATGAGAATGGAATCATTCATCGTGATTTGAAACCGGCTAATGTTTTGATCGATCAGGAAGGGCATGCACATATCACCGATTTCGGACTTGCGCGCCTGGTGAAAAACGATTCGAATATTACAGCCACAGGCCAGATCCTGGGAACGCCGAGTTTCATGGCTCCTGAACAGGCTTCAGGTCGGACTCATGACATCGACGAGCGGACTGATGTTTATGCTATGGGAGCCGTTCTGTATTGTCTCTTAACAGGTCGCCCCCCTTTTCAAGCTGTCACTTTACCTGAAACACTGCGGCTGGTTCTGGAAAACCCTCCGATTCGCCCGAATTTACTTAACCCACAGGTTGATCGCGACCTCGAAACAATTTGCCTGAAATGTCTGGAAAAAAATCCTGATCAACGCTATCAGACTGCTGCTTATTTACTGAGTGATCTGCGGGCTTGTTCCGAGGGGCGACCAATCTCGGCACGTCCACTGAGTGCTACCGTGAAGACCTGGCGCTGGATCAAACGAAAGCCCGTCCAATCTGCCTTAATCGCGTCACTGTTGTTGTTGATTCTTTCTGTCGTGACAGTAATCAGTTTCCGTAATCGAATTCTCATCACGACTAAATTACAAAAGAATGCGGAAGAATTAGCCCAAAGCAACAAGAGACTGGCAGGGACACGCAAGTTCTACGGAGATGTTCAGAAAATCCAAAACGAGATGGCTACCCGCAAGCCTGGCTGGACCTGGAGATGTCGTGACTCCATAGAATCGTTAGATGTAATTGAAGACGCTGATCAGTCCGGGTACCTTCTCAGGACAGCTGCCCTGGCAGCTTCAGCAGCCTTCGATTTTAAACCATTGCGAAGCTTTCCAGTGCCCGGTAACAGAGTGCCTGGAGAAAACAAAGCTGCTGGATGTGTAAGTTTCAGCCCGGATGGTTCTTTACTGGCATTTGGAGAATTAATTAACGGTTTGGGCCCCTCTATTGCCATTTATTCATGTGAGGATTTTGATCAGCCTCCCAGAATTCTGGAATGGAGTACAATGCTTTCCTCACTGATGAAAGTATTGCAAAGTGAGAAGAAGCGATCAGACGGATTCCGGTCATTATCATTCAGTCCAGATAATCATTACCTTGCAGCCGGGACCCGATTTGGGAAAGTGATTGTATTCGATCTGACTCAATCAAATAAAAAACCTTTGGAACTTCAGGTACGAGATGGAGTCGAAATTACCAGAGTTGATTTTTCGAATGACGGACAACACCTCTATGCAGTGGGTAATCATAAAATAATCAAGGAATGGGAGTGTTTTGAGGAAAAAAGTTTCCAGGAGATGGATGTGATTGATATGTCTGTCAATCCATCACAAGATATGATTGTGTGGCACCAGCATGGAGAATTCCACCTTCGTACTCAACTCAGTGGAAAAGAAATATATTACCACCCCGAAGCAGACATTCGCCAGAGGTTACCCAATACTACTTTTCTTTCCCTGTCTCCTGATGGTAAAAGGCTGGCCGTAGCAGCGAGCGATCACTTTGTGTACGAAACCCGCAGCGGACGGCAAATGGGAAGACTGACCAAAACCAATTCAGAACGTCATTCGCGATTGAAAGGGTCTCCCGAATTCAGCCCCGATGGTTTTTATCTGGCACAAGCGCTGGAAGATCAGATCGTCTTCTGGGAATCTGATTCCGGTGCTCTCATACAAAAGCTTCCCATTCCCAATGCCTTAATTTCCTTTGATCCACTTGGAAGATACTTTGTTGCATCAGACGACTCCCAAGTCAGAGTGTACGAACTCAATCGTTACCAGCGGGTCTTAGTACATCAAATTTCAGATGGTGAATCTCCCGCAATTGCCATGGGAGCCAATTCAACTCTTGGTATCGGGCGATCAGTGTTTCATCATCATAACTGGGCGACGTTCGTGGAAGAATCCACGTCTGAGCACGGCGCAATACGCGATGAATATGCCGTCAATATTCAATCCAGATACACGCCATGGGTGGCGATGTCTCCCGATGGTAGACACTCAGTAATGTCAACCAGTTGCCTGGGAGCGATTGTTTCACAAAAAAACGGCAAAGGGTGGAAGAGAACATTCCTGCCACATCTTTTGGGACCGGCCATTCAGTTTGAAGCCTCTCCAGATCAAACAGCATCGTCCTCCCCTGATGGAACCCTTCCACAGAATGTTTTGACCGCAATCAATGTCAATCAACAATCGACTAAAGCATCTAAAACTGAGTTTGAGCTCCCGGTTAATCAGATTGGATCAGGCGTGAAATCAGTTTTCCCGGTTATTGAAGTAGTTTTATCAAATGATGAATCCAGAGGTGGCAAACTTGATTTTCGAAATCCACATTTTGGAGCGATCGAGGATTCTCTGATCGCAGGAAGATTCCTTTCAAGTAAATTTCCCAACCTGCTCTGTTTCAATATGAAAAAACGGGATGACCTTCATGCAATAGGGGAAATCTCTCTCTCTGGACTTACTCAGCAAGCATCTCCTCATACTAAGGTACG is a window from the Gimesia benthica genome containing:
- a CDS encoding carbonic anhydrase; protein product: MIERQHRRPFAFVVIFVLIVLANSGTAEESPKSQGELLTADQALAQLEQGNRRCVQGKSTHGHDVEKWRERFLLKQKPFATVLGCSDSRVAPELLFDQGFGELFVVRVAGNIVDPNVVGSIQYAVEHLDNKLIVVLGHQNCGAVTAALAPPDQTKDEPPELRKLLDQIRPAIDSVDRKQERKQRVEANARASVKQLLEVPSIAKAMKEKHVKVVGAVYHIDSGEIMFLDD
- a CDS encoding cytochrome c3 family protein, which produces MSMRHALLIALFLFVALFAAAYLFGSHAGEQPSDVFNKTSWQRMASPGALSEAHAFLEHNCEACHTSVKGVEASKCIACHADNKSLLQRRPTAFHANVGSCRDCHREHRGSGQHPIDMDHVALARIGFRQLEADPLSDGVNNQVRKDLLNWIDRHEPAVRGLKGHSSLAPQEAVLNCATCHSTKDPHRELFGQNCAQCHGTAKWTIPEYRHPSPNSTDCAQCHQAPPSHYMMHFNKISAKVARQPSAKVNECYECHQTTSWNDIKGVGWYKHH
- a CDS encoding IS3 family transposase — protein: MVREVRSRTPGVRRRRHISTASGREQTAAEAASRSRNGKSVVKKSNGVLCEGVAVKYAWIKQHRDLFPVIVMCRVLGVSKSGFYKWLKAVPSPRAQRSERIRKTVQEIHEQSNEIYGSYKIAEAMQADDNLETACRNTVALAMREIGLKSKVSKKFKPTTTVVDPDKRPAANLLNQDFSADAPNRKWVTDITYLPTQNGWVYLAVVLDLFSRKVVGWSMADSLATPLVSTALKNAIESRRPETQRLLHHSDRGCQYTSDLYQTTLKTLGITCSMSRTGCCYDNAVMERFFWSLKHEWTKHEKYADLTEARLSVFRYIETFYNSKRLHQTLNYQCPDQFERIYAQQLAA
- a CDS encoding serine/threonine-protein kinase; translated protein: MTDSTKTFDYSVWQRIDKLCDQYEQSKRSGKDPQISDYLKQTDSTEERQVLLRELLVFEREIKVHDENSIADLKQDYLKLFPDDSALIKDVFETSNRNSLENSEPKQQQSKQGLLSAGQTIGNYELLEVLGQGGMGVVYKARHQLLKRDVALKVTRSGNLASQEEIERFLLEAHTAGKINHSGVVTVHEVGVVSDQYFIAMSLVDGQSLADIVHEGPLENRRVVDICVEIADAICAIHENGIIHRDLKPANVLIDQEGHAHITDFGLARLVKNDSNITATGQILGTPSFMAPEQASGRTHDIDERTDVYAMGAVLYCLLTGRPPFQAVTLPETLRLVLENPPIRPNLLNPQVDRDLETICLKCLEKNPDQRYQTAAYLLSDLRACSEGRPISARPLSATVKTWRWIKRKPVQSALIASLLLLILSVVTVISFRNRILITTKLQKNAEELAQSNKRLAGTRKFYGDVQKIQNEMATRKPGWTWRCRDSIESLDVIEDADQSGYLLRTAALAASAAFDFKPLRSFPVPGNRVPGENKAAGCVSFSPDGSLLAFGELINGLGPSIAIYSCEDFDQPPRILEWSTMLSSLMKVLQSEKKRSDGFRSLSFSPDNHYLAAGTRFGKVIVFDLTQSNKKPLELQVRDGVEITRVDFSNDGQHLYAVGNHKIIKEWECFEEKSFQEMDVIDMSVNPSQDMIVWHQHGEFHLRTQLSGKEIYYHPEADIRQRLPNTTFLSLSPDGKRLAVAASDHFVYETRSGRQMGRLTKTNSERHSRLKGSPEFSPDGFYLAQALEDQIVFWESDSGALIQKLPIPNALISFDPLGRYFVASDDSQVRVYELNRYQRVLVHQISDGESPAIAMGANSTLGIGRSVFHHHNWATFVEESTSEHGAIRDEYAVNIQSRYTPWVAMSPDGRHSVMSTSCLGAIVSQKNGKGWKRTFLPHLLGPAIQFEASPDQTASSSPDGTLPQNVLTAINVNQQSTKASKTEFELPVNQIGSGVKSVFPVIEVVLSNDESRGGKLDFRNPHFGAIEDSLIAGRFLSSKFPNLLCFNMKKRDDLHAIGEISLSGLTQQASPHTKVRSLSLVKSATDEIRHWDETQLGPFSYSPDSQVLWGIVNEENLWSWDSETLKVRTKWPSLMQHTVLLDIDAGKKWVATCSRNGSVQFSDVATGQYSPDLASALRPGKAIRNVNLSSDETWCLTSGDAGILERISVEYGNVLQVIHQQDDPYTAQCLSVDDRLIVTGDQSGVCRIWILHEGKYQPLVELPKFRAPVADLCLTPSGSQLAITVMNQSCIYLLDINHVIENFQAMRLLKHEQK